In Fusarium oxysporum f. sp. lycopersici 4287 chromosome 4, whole genome shotgun sequence, a genomic segment contains:
- a CDS encoding seryl-tRNA synthetase (At least one base has a quality score < 10), which translates to MHTLDICHIRNNADLYAQTCLSRNYPNLASNPSRIIELIDYHQALQEDAKSLRERANALQKQLLVLKVEGQNVEGALKEAREIKTKLLEVEKEEGDVMSKIEELALALPNITSKETPRGAEFEVLCYVNADEKTIQIKDSKGKPISYVDIGTQLGIIEFASADAASGSGWYYLVGAGALLEQALVSYALAFTTRQGWTPVSPPSLVYSHIPAACEFQPRDSSGEQQVYHIAQDEKDKIRGVPEISLTRTSDIALAGMKANAIISESELPLKRVAASRCYRPEAEARAADTKGLYRVYELTKVELFAWTKPDKEEMEYMLDEMVDIQTDILGALGLTCRVLDMPVRNLSARETRKIAIEAFFPSRAVGKTPDDIQEAGWGEIASVSFCTDYQSRRLATRMRDAGGGTLGFPWTVNGTVLAVPKVLAALLEIGWDGEEGIVRLPKVLHQFMGTDRIEGPKRK; encoded by the coding sequence ATGCATACCCTCGACATATGCCATATCCGCAATAACGCAGATCTCTACGCGCAAACCTGCCTCTCACGAAACTACCCCAACCTCGCCTCCAACCCATCCCGCATCATCGAGCTCATCGACTATCACCAGGCTTTGCAGGAGGATGCGAAATCTTTACGTGAACGCGCGAATGCTTTACAGAAGCAGCTTCTAGTGCTAAAAGTAGAGGGTCAGAACGTTGAGGGGGCGCTGAAGGAAGCGAGGGAGATTAAGAcaaagcttcttgaagttgagaaggaagaggggGATGTTATGAGCAAGATAGAGGAGTTGGCGCTGGCGTTGCCAAATATTACAAGTAAGGAGACGCCGAGAGGGGCCGAGTTTGAGGTTCTCTGCTATGTCAACGCCGATGAAAAGACTATTCAGATCAAGGACAGCAAAGGGAAGCCAATTTCTTATGTCGACATCGGAACGCAGCTTGGGATCATCGAATTTGCTTCCGCTGACGCCGCCTCCGGCAGCGGGTGGTACTACCTCGTCGGCGCCGGCGCCCTACTCGAACAAGCCCTCGTCTCCTACGCTCTCGCCTTCACAACTCGCCAAGGCTGGACTCCCGTCTCGCCCCCGTCCCTAGTCTACTCCCACATCCCCGCAGCTTGCGAGTTTCAACCTCGTGATAGTAGCGGTGAGCAGCAGGTTTATCACATTGCgcaggatgagaaggataagATAAGGGGTGTGCCCGAGATAAGTCTGACGAGGACAAGCGATATTGCATTGGCTGGTATGAAGGCAAACGCAATAATTTCGGAGTCGGAGTTGCCGCTTAAAAGGGTCGCTGCTTCAAGATGTTATAGGCCTGAGGCTGAGGCGAGAGCAGCGGATACGAAGGGACTGTACAGAGTGTATGAGCTCACCAAGGTGGAGTTATTTGCCTGGACGAAGCCagacaaggaagagatggaatACATGTTGGACGAAATGGTCGACATCCAAACCGATATACTCGGCGCCCTTGGCCTTACATGCCGTGTCCTCGATATGCCAGTCCGCAACCTCAGCGCTAGAGAAACCCGTAAAATCGCCATTGAAGCCTTCTTCCCCTCCCGCGCCGTGGGTAAAACACCGGACGACATCCAAGAAGCTGGCTGGGGGGAGATCGCCTCTGTGAGTTTCTGTACGGATTACCAGAGTCGACGGTTGGCGACGCGGATGAGGGACGCGGGGGGTGGGACGTTAGGGTTCCCGTGGACGGTAAATGGGACGGTGCTGGCGGTGCCCAAGGTTTTGGCGGCGTTGTTGGAGATTGGGTGGGATGGGGAGGAGGGGATTGTGAGGTTGCCGAAGGTGTTGCACCAGTTTATGGGTACAGATAGGATTGAGGGACCCAAGAGGAAGTGA
- a CDS encoding hypothetical protein (At least one base has a quality score < 10), translating to MAELTITGSGGRKITLPTGLFIDNTFTPAEANKTVTIENPTTASPIGAVSAAQTSDVDRAVLSSRKASATWKTTPPQERRRLLNKLADLIERDVQDFASIEAVDAGMLYNMSMGMSVPQAAETCRYFAGWADKLDGQSIDYESGLAYTKREPIGVCAAVVPWNTPLMITSWKLAPALAAGNTLIIKTPELAPLYGQKLGQLIVEAGFPPGVVNILCGLGTVAGQALADHSEVRKLSFTGSVGVGRTILASAAKSNLKRVTLELGGKGPSIIFSDADWENALMWSTMGITIHNGQICAAGSRIYVQEDIYDKFVAEFSKRTKDA from the exons ATGGCGGAACTCACAATCACCGGCTCAGGTGGTCGAAAGATCACAC TCCCCACCGGCCTCTTCATCGACAACACCTTCACCCCCGCAGAAGCCAACAAAACAGTCACAATCGAAAATCCCACTACAGCCTCCCCCATCGGCGCCGTCTCCGCGGCCCAGACCTCCGACGTCGACCGCGCTGTACTATCTTCACGCAAAGCATCAGCGACTTGGAAGACTACACCTCCTCAGGAACGACGTCGTCTGTTGAATAAGCTAGCTGATCTTATTGAGCGCGATGTTCAGGACTTTGCGTCcattgaggctgttgatgctggcaTGCTGTATAACATGTCCATGGGGATGAGTGTCCCGCAGGCAGCGGAGACGTGTAGATATTTTGCGGGATGGGCGGATAAACTCGATGGGCAGAGTATTGACTATGAGAGTGGTCTTGCGTATACCAAGAGAGAGCCAATTGGTGTTTGTGCGGCTGTTGTTCCGTGGAATACTCCTCT CATGATCACTTCATGGAAGCTAGCTCCCGCTCTTGCAGCCGGCAacaccctcatcatcaaaacaCCCGAGCTCGCCCCTCTCTACGGCCAAAAACTCGGCCAGCTCATAGTCGAAGCCGGCTTCCCCCCCGGCGTGGTCAACATCCTCTGCGGTCTCGGCACCGTCGCAGGCCAAGCGCTCGCCGACCACAGCGAAGTCCGCAAGCTCTCCTTCACCGGCAGCGTCGGCGTCGGGCGCACCATCCTGGCCAGCGCCGCAAAGTCTAACCTCAAGCGTGTGACCCTCGAGCTCGGCGGAAAAGGCCCCAGCATTATCTTCTCCGACGCTGACTGGGAGAACGCGCTCATGTGGTCTACTATGGGAATCACTATCCATAATGGTCAGATCTGCGCGGCGGGGAGTAGGATTTATGTGCAGGAGGATATTTATGATAAGTTCGTAGCGGAGTTTTCGAAGAGGACCAAGGATGCT
- a CDS encoding AAT family amino acid transporter has protein sequence MLAQPDNRQEKKGPDPLSPHDTDPSTYAEGLTEISTLQRTETKRNIKSRHAQMIAIGGTIGTGLFVGIGQALATSGPVSVLLAYSLICVVVYGMITATTEVSAYLPVAGSSMAYYGSRFVSRSLGFAMGCLYFYSFGILVAYEITAAALVIEYWPNAAPTAAWITIMLVVIVALNLSPVGVYAETEFWFASVKVIMLVGLLILSVVLCLGGGPSHDRLGFRYWKHGAMNEYLAHGDAGRFWGFLYALTFSVFSFNFGPELIVLTSGEMRAPRKNLPRAAKTFIWRLIAFYILGSFAIGIICRSDAPGLTSGGHGAAASPWVIAIKTAGVGSLDSVINAGIIISAWSSVRKRTKDLPTMHQLGTPYLCGSGKLHLWATCLSERFLFNIRGVQLVHQPCEHGWFYVLDLLQYHFVEVPKGMQGPGRNRLAVPVKTPAIRSIQLSGILVHIDAAEWILSLLPWTMVGRFILDSLNRYSHLPDALFWSQALAQAGLMGKGTFGCRLALWLG, from the exons ATGTTGGCCCAACCGGACAACCGCCAGGAGAAAAAGGGCCCTGACCCCCTCAGCCCCCATGATACCGACCCCAGCACGTATGCTGAAGGTCTCACAGAGATAAGCACTCTCCAGCGAACCGAGACGAAGCGAAACATCAAATCTCGCCATGCACAAATGATTGCTATTGGCGGTACCATCGGTACCGGCTTGTTCGTTGGCATCGGCCAAGCCCTCGCAACCTCCGGGCCTGTCAGTGTTCTCCTAGCATACTCCCTCATATGCGTCGTCGTGTACGGCATGATTACCGCAACAACTGAAGTCAGCGCCTACTTGCCAGTAGCTGGATCGTCAATGGCCTACTACGGCTCTCGCTTCGTCTCCAGGAGCCTTGGCTTTGCTATGGGATGTCTTTACTTTTACTCCTTTGGCATTCTTGTTGCCTATGAAATCACTGCCGCTGCCTTGGTCATTGAGTACTGGCCAAACGCGGCACCTACTGCCGCGTGGATCACCATTATGCTTGTTGTCATTGTTGCTCTCAACCTATCGCCAGTGGGAGTCTACGCCGAGACAGAATTCTGGTTCGCGTCTGTCAAGGTAATCATGCTTGTTGGACTTTTAATCCTATCAGTAGTGCTCTGCCTCGGCGGAGGACCTTCACACGATAGGCTTGGTTTCCGGTACTGGAAACACGGCGCAATGAACGAGTATCTGGCACATGGTGACGCTGGTCGCTTCTGGGGGTTTCTCTACGCTTTGACATTCTCAGTCTTTTCCTTCAACTTTGGGCCAGAGTTGATCGTGCTGACTAGTGGAGAGATGAGAGCACCTAGAAAGAACTTGCCTCGCGCAGCCAAGACATTTATCTGGCGCCTGATCGCCTTCTACATCCTGGGGTCATTTGCAATTGGCATTATCTGCCGTAGTGATGCTCCAGGCCTCACAAGCGGAGGACATGGTGCTGCAGCTTCCCCTTGGGTCATTGCGATCAAAACCGCCGGTGTCGGCAGCCTTGATAGCGTCATCAATGCCGGCATTATCATATCAGCATGGTCCTCGG TCAGGAAGCGCACCAAAGATCTTCCAACGATGCACCAGTTGGGGACTCCCTATCTATGCGGTAGTGGCAAGCTCCATCTTTGGGCTACTTGCCTATCTGAACGtttcctcttcaacatccGAGGTGTTCAACTGGTTCATCAACCTTGCGAACACGGCTGGTTTTACGTCTTGGATCTGCTGCAGTATCATTTTGTTGAGGTTCCGAAAGGCATGCAAGGCCCAGGGCGTAACAGACTTGCCGTTCCAGTCAAGACTCCAGCCATACGCAGCATACAGTTGTCTGGTATTCTTGTCCATATTGATGCTGCTGAATGGATTCTCAGTCTTCTTCCCTGGACAATGGTCGGCCGCTTCATTCTTGACAGCCTAAATCGGTATTCCCATCTTCCTGACGCTCTATTTTGGTCACAGGCTCTGGCACAAGCAGGACTCATGGGTAAAGGCACCTTCGGATGTCGACTTGCACTCTGGCTTGGATGA
- a CDS encoding copper amine oxidase 1 has protein sequence MAAPHPLSALSARETNLARDIVKASHPGALLFFRQSYLFEPPKEEVLRFLELEHSGALTTSSPRPDRCAQVFYDVIGGDQKSQYYESVVDVTKRSIVAQEIISEEHQASLTTAEFDIVVESCKRSKMFQDKLKEIKLPEGFETVIEPWPYGAPDLDDGNTRYFQALVFARDARKGQDSNFYAYPMPLIPVMDAATKEIIRIDEPATGGKGDSLTDKTYATGAIDHCQSAEYVPELLPNGTRKDLKPLMVVQPQGPSFSITEGNLIQWQKWRMRVTFNPREGAVIHDIRYDGRPVLYRLSISDMTVPYADPRPPYHRKQAFDFGDGGLGHCVNNLTLGCDCLGVIKYFDGVLTDADGTAQESKNVICLHEQDNGIGWKHTDWRTGRAVVTRRRELVIQFIITLANYEYVFNYKFDQAAGIVVEARATGIVSVVNMDPGKTAPWGNIVSPGALAQNHQHVFCVRIDPSIDGNENTVVQEESLPLRMDKSTNPNGNMYEVRQTHITTSQGIDAAPFNNRVFKVQNLNKLNRVSGKPVGYKITPPATQLLLADPNSTQAKRALFAKKHFWVTKYKDHEFFAGGRYTLLSKSEVGGVSDAADRCDDVLNQDVVCWSVFGLTHNPRVEDWPVMPVEMLQLHISPSDFFTGNPALDVPSDKDVASRLTSGCCKEEGPKL, from the exons ATGGCTGCACCACATCCTCTCTCTGCCCTCTCAGCGCGTGAGACTAACCTTGCACGCGACATCGTCAAGGCGTCTCACCCCGGTGCGCTGCTGTTCTTTAGACAATCGTATCTGTTTGAGCCGCCCAAGGAAGAAGTCCTCAggtttcttgagcttgagcatTCAGGTGCTCTGACTACTTCTTCGCCGAGACCTGATCGCTGCGCGCAGGTTTTCTACGATGTCATTGGTGGAGATCAGAAGTCGCAGTACTATGAGTCTGTGGTTGATGTTACGAAGCGGAGTATCGTGGCGCAGGAGATTATCAGCGAGGAGCACCAGGCCAGTCTGACTAC TGCCGAGTTTGATATTGTGGTTGAGTCTTGCAAGAGATCAAAGATGTTCCAGGATAAACTGAAGGAGATCAAGCTCCCCGAGGGTTTCGAGACAGTCATTGAGCCCTGGCCCTACGGTGCACCAGACCTAGATGATGGCAACACCCGCTACTTCCAAGCCCTCGTCTTTGCGCGTGATGCTCGCAAGGGCCAAGACTCCAACTTTTATGCTTACCCCATGCCCTTGATCCCCGTCATGGACGCAGCGACCAAGGAGATCATCCGCATTGATGAGCCCGCTACGGGCGGCAAGGGCGATAGTCTCACAGACAAGACCTACGCTACTGGGGCTATTGATCACTGCCAGTCTGCTGAGTATGTTCCAGAGCTTTTGCCCAATGGGACAAGGAAGGATTTGAAGCCCTTGATGGTTGTGCAGCCGCAGGGACCTAGTTTCTCCATCACAGAGGGGAATCTTATCCAGTGGCAGAAGTGGAGAATGAGGGTAACGTTTAATCCTCGGGAGGGTGCTGTTATTCATGATATCCGCTATGATGGACGGCCTGTTTTGTACAGATTGAGCATCAGCGACATG ACTGTTCCTTATGCTGATCCTCGTCCCCCATACCATCGCAAGCAAGCTTTTGACTTCGGTGACGGAGGTCTTGGCCACTGTGTCAACAACCTCACTCTCGGCTGCGACTGTCTCGGCGTGATCAAG TACTTTGACGGTGTCCTCACAGACGCAGACGGCACTGCGCAGGAAAGCAAGAACGTCATCTGTCTCCACGAGCAAGACAACGGCATCGGCTGGAAACACACCGACTGGCGAACTGGCCGCGCCGTCGTGACACGCCGCCGTGAGCTCGTTATCCaattcatcatcaccctCGCCAACTACGAGTATGTCTTTAACTACAAGTTCGACCAAGCAGCCGGCATCGTCGTCGAGGCCCGCGCCACAGGCATTGTGTCTGTCGTCAACATGGACCCCGGCAAGACAGCCCCCTGGGGAAACATCGTCAGCCCTGGTGCCCTCGCCCAGAACCATCAGCATGTGTTTTGCGTTCGTATTGATCCCTCAATCGACGGTAATGAAAACACTGTTGTGCAGGAGGAGAGTCTTCCGTTAAGAATGGATAAGAGCACAAACCCTAATGGAAACATGTATGAAGTGCGCCAGACGCATATCACCACCTCTCAAGGCATCGACGCAGCTCCATTCAACAACAGAGTCTTCAAGGTCCAGAACCTGAACAAACTTAACCGCGTATCGGGTAAACCAGTCGGTTACAAGATCACACCCCCCGCAACACAACTCCTCCTCGCCGACCCCAACAGCACACAAGCCAAGCGTGCCTTATTCGCCAAGAAGCACTTCTGGGTGACAAAGTACAAGGACCACGAGTTCTTCGCTGGCGGGCGGTACACGCTCCTCAGCAAGAGTGAAGTTGGCGGTGTGAGCGACGCAGCTGATCGATGCGACGACGTGTTGAATCAGGACGTTGTGTGCTGGAGTGTCTTTGGACTCACGCATAATCCTCGTGTTGAGGATTGGCCTGTTATGCCGGTTGAGATGCTGCAGTTGCATATCTCGCCTTCGGATTTCTTCACGGGGAATCCGGCGCTTGATGTTCCGTCTGATAAGGATGTTGCGTCGAGATTGACTTCGGGATGCTGTAAGGAAGAGGGTCCAAAACTGTGA